The genomic interval gACTCCAAAATTAGTAACATAGAACAACACAAACACAGTGTAAGTATGTTTGGTCAACAAATCTTGCATAAGAATGcaaaactgtttaataataaaatCCGATTACAAAATTTAATCATACAtgcataaagtaaatattaacAAGAGGACCGCAGGTCCTTATGTGTTCACCAGAGACCAAAAGGAACCAAACTATTCTGTGCCAGTGAAGTTCAAAATAATAAgtgttttatgaaaattaatatttaatttctaggcacattgttaattttattttcgaattGATATATCAATAGGCCAAATGCCCTGACAAAGgtttataaagattggataaaagaTGTTATTGTTTTCATGCTTCATTCCATTTGAACTAATTTTGCAGCTTAAATGAACAAGTTGGGTAACAGTGGCTAAATGAACAAGTTTCTATTTCAGCTGAGatttaattgtttcaaatgttcagacaaagtttcatgaagattgcccGATAAATGTGTCCAATTGACCATAAACAAAGTTGACATATCGCCATTAAGGGAATATTGCCTAAGCCCCTgctggccatttttttcaacaacccagaaccatttttgaactcagccaagCAAGTTCCataaagatttgacaataaatgtgacttcataaCTATAAACAAGGTTTTAAAATGGTCATATAAAGAAAATTGCTCAGCCCCCTGGCacccatgtttttttaaaggacCGTAATCATCTTAAAACTTTACTAGAACAAATATTTCAACTCATTTCATGAATAAtggacttaaaatgtgacttgTAGAACATTAgcgttaacatggttttactataaggaaaactgcccaccccgaggcagccatgttttcaaacgaactgaaacaattttttttctctgCAAATATCTCACTAGAACTAATGTGACTTCAAAAGTGTTAACAAGCTCCTACTGCAGCTATATAATAAAAACTGCCCTGGCGGCATTATTTTTCAAagacccattttttttttaaactcagccaagatatcattaaaataatgatgaaaatatTAACTTGGCACATTAAATTCATAAAGGCAAAGTGACTTCTTctttaaatgatttactttgtgccgGACATTGAGCgattaaaatcaatcaaaattTCTCAACCATTAGTTGCCTCATTTACAGGTCGTGCACAGCTGAGCATTGAAACAACCAGTTAGGAGACATTtgacttcttgaaattgttcatagatgatgccttgattaattgccttgtgctggccACCAAAAACTATGCTTTAGCAAAGTTAAACAACCCATTAAAACATGGGGCTTTTTACAGATCAGATTTGGATTCTCTGCTATAAAATGATAATATAatgcgatttttttttataaaacaaatatttgtgacAAAATATAATTTGGATTCAATGTTAAAGCCTAATTAACactaaaatcaacgaatatttcctaAAAAGATTTCAAAATATAAAGTTTACACATAAAAGTGTGTTCCTTATAACAAAGCCAAATTTCAACTccagatgttgtctggtaacacagatctaacaagatacaaaatgccagtttttattttttgtgttaaaatatattccatgttaatttcacGCGACGATATCTGAACATTTACGAGGGAACAcgagattggctttgggcagctCATAAGAACTACACCATGCTTCCATAAGAATAAAccttctgacagagtttcatgaacattggcctTTAAATGCGACTTCAAGAGCGTTACCAagcttttttattaatttgacttGACATAATGACTTACTTTTTGACCTCAAGTGACTCAGTTTCGaaatcagccaagatatcattgggaaaaatgttttgaccaggtttaatgaagattggacaatacatgtggcttCAAGAGTTTTAACACGGTAAATGTTAACAATGCAAAATGGATAAAAGATTAACATGGCAAAATGGAAAAAAGATTATCACaaaagctcaggtgagcttataaCAAATATCTAATATAAAACCATAAAATTTCATTGCAAGGTAGATCAGAAATTCTGACTTACCAAACAAAAATTCTAAATGCCAGCAAGGGCAATATTCCTATATAAGTCTTAACAAACAATTGCACAACCTGATTTTAGGACTAAGGAAAAATGATTGACTAAAGTCATtgttaaaatgttcattatattgattaaagaaaGTTTTAGTGAAAAACATTCACTCAATACCAGCCGTATCTGAAATTTTCAGAATAAGGCTGTACTTGCAATAATGCTTATTTTAATCAAGCAAAGATGCATGTAATAACTTTTCTGTACTAATAAaccacaataaatatatataagtttaATACTCTGTATAATTATGCACAATGAATTGTAATACAGGATTTAAAATAATACCATTTTGTCATCCGATGGTTCattgaaatttcaaaataaatatgctTCCATGTAGATATACTAAGAAAGtcttacatttatatatgtttgtattattgaTGAATGACAACATATGTTTACTTAGATGTTTGGCTCAAAAGCAGAGCCCACAAGTGTAAACAGAATTCATCACAAacttaacttaatttttttttaccaatcaatggcttgtacattttaaacatgaaaattatttaatttaacttaagGACCATTAGATTGTAGTTACTGAAGACTCTAACACAGTATGAAGTTAACTTCTTTCATGTATCccataatacaaaaattaaattgtCTATAACAATCTAACCCAAGCAAAACGCGGCCAACATTTTCACAGTAAAAGTACTGGCTTGTCTCTTCAGGCACTCATCTGCCTTCGCTTCAAGGCAACAAACACTGACCAGAAGAGACCAACCATGTTCCCGAACAACACTCGGTActgaaaagaaaataataaaaatagttttataactAAGGTTAAGATGTATAAGTGATACTTAAGGTTCATCACAAAGTGTCTTACACCCATGCATTGCTTGGTAGCTACATTCAAAGGCAAACAAATCCAGAATGTGCAAAAATATTATGGATTATTGGGCAGACATTTTTTTTAGCACACCTGCAATTTATAGTGATGACATATTCAATGTGAGTGTCCTTTAAGAAATTTTGATGTAGTTTTCTACAAAAATCTATAAGATTTTACGTTGGACTGACTGATCACCAAAATGACAGACGTAATGACTCTTATATACAGTAACCCCTCTTAAGCTTTGTATGTAGGGGAATAATGTGCTTATGTTTACTACATGTACCAGATTGAAAATGCACCCTTTGTACAGGTATTATCAATtagagtaaaaaaataaaaatagaagcATTTATAACAAGAATTGTTTCAGAACAAGTTAACCAGAAATTTCATTTGATTTCTCACCTTCTGTGGAATGTAGTTAACATTTATGTATGTAAACAATGTCCACACTTTCCAGTTCATTTTCAGGATTGTCCAGAACTGCTCCTTGATCTTCTTAATGGCAACTGCAGAACCATGACCCTGAATGtgaacaataaaaacatatgagccatgctctgtgaagggatgacactttgcgtcAAAAGTGAAcatttgctaagaggagactttctttaaccctttcagcgctggaaccgaattttaaaggcctttgcaaacagtttggatccagatgagaaaccacagaacgtggcctctcatcaggatccaaactgtttgctattctgatagtattctttaaaaaaaaaaattaaaaaaaatgttaattttagaaattccgCAGACACAATTTTAGCagaggacaaatttcccagcatgcaaagagttaaacaaaaaaaaacaacataaaagcagaaagtgtcatccccaattagcctttgcagactgcagatgcctttaaaccccgttttcacagagcacagctcatatggaTTCTTATATTTGACAACAAGGCactatatttctttaaaatgtaagATAATAATGGCAAAGATTTATaataaacaactgttttcaacataaaatgtAACAAAATCAGACAGTGTTTACAGCTAAAAAAATGCCAAACTAGAACTTTGCATGTTCTATATATTGCTacacaacaaacacaaaatatgttttgttgGTGAGATTTGCTTTTTGTTTATTGTATGGGGTATTGTTCTAAATGTATATTGTAGATTATAAACTCTATAACAGAGACATTGATAAGGATTTTTGCAGTACTGAGGGTTTCCTTTCTGTTTCTATTCAATTCTAgcataagtacatgtatactgcaatattttcagcgcttccgttagtggacgtcTGGGCTTGAATTAAGCCCAAACTGGTGGAAGTCCCTAAATTAGACTTCCAATAATCCGCATGTACGCTGTTTTCTAATACACAGCATGTATAAATCTTAAACTTAAATCTTGTCATTCTATCAGTTAACTCCGCCTTCGAGCTACTGTATGGTATAAATTTTTCAGCAAGAAGCCGAAAtagatttttccagctgtcaacaAAACTCATTTTGGTAATGGCATCAGCTAAATCAGCATTCTGGAAGCTGAATTTGGGCCGACGTCAACCCCATGCAAAGGTGTATACAATAACTGCACACTTAACagatcaatactgacctatctaaATGATTCCAGCGAAAAAAAGTTTCcacatttttttaaccaaaagAAAAGATCTAAGCCCAAGCTTTGCTCATATGACATGATTTTGTACATCAAGTCTAATTTTCACATGCTTTTAATCAGTACAAAATTACGAAAtacatgaaaaatatttatttgtggctTTAATTTTCTTAACTTAACATGAATTATAAAGCCTTGCAATGCAAtacaacatttaaaacatttctttTGATGCACTATGGATGGATAGAAACTTGCATAAGCACATCTCACCTCAAGAATGGTGACAACATACAAGAACAGAAGTATAAATGGCGGAGTAAAGATAAATCTGTCTATGAGAAGCCGCTTGATGTTTTCAATTTGACTGGTTGTTTCTTTCCTAGGAAGGATCTTTTCCAGCCAGATGTAAAAATAGTGGATAATAGGAGCGCTCAAACAAAACCTGAAATTGAAGCAAAATGGATATTCAATCACATAtcataaagaataaaatatcttGTACAAGCTTTATATAATAATTTGACAAATCCAAAAACATGCACAATAATACAGCatttattcattatatatataatgtaatcaACATCTCAAATCATAAACTGTCCCTAAGCATGCTTACCCAAAAGCTGCATATGATAGCACGCTACGCCACACAATCTTCCCGCCTGGCTGCGGAGCAACCTTCTGAGATATGACATTGCCGAGGGCAGACACTGATCCACTGAAAATTGGAGATACATGACATTTGTATACAGATTAGGATATCATGTCTGAATTaaagaatgttatttatttaatatttcagaATTTGTTCTCTGTTACAAATTCATTTATATTCTTATTTCCTAAAATTACATTCATGTAACTTTAGAAAACAATGGAACATCAATTGCAATAAGCAACTCATACAGCATAATCAGTGACACATACTTTGAATCACTTGCTTCCCTTATTCAATCTTTCAGCAGAATGTCATCCATTTACACATAGATTATGACCTCATCAACTTATAGACAAAAGAACAGCCTACTCAAACAGCCCAGCTGTCCACATTAAGGGTCAAAGTTGTCAACTTCCGAAGCATTCAAGCCAAAGGCAGCCATTCTGGCTACTACTCTCAGAACTCAACCCAGAGATCATTACCGGTATAGGAAATGAGACTTGGCTCCACAGTTGCATCTttgagagagagggagggagggagggagggaggagggagagGGGACAGGGGGGGAGAGGGGGAGAGAGGGAGAGGGAGGTCATACCAGCGGGCTTACGGGGCTACTATATTCATTTGAGACAAGAACAACATAAAGATTCACATTGCAGAGTCATAAAAGCTACTAAAGACAGCATAGCTGGAAATGATCTCCAAGTCGAGACAAACATAGAACTCACTGCAACCAGTAGAGAATGCAGCTGAAACCAATAACTAATTGTTGCAGCTGAATACAGGCCTCCAAGCAGTGATCTTAAATACATGCAAGAGATGAATGATACCCTAAACAGCCTACACACCCAGCATCCAAACTCTACAGTTTGGTTTGCAGGAGACTAATACCTCCCCGAATAGACTGGGAAAGCCTTTGTCTTAATGCCgggctaagcctttatttgtcagacAGATTtcaacgcaagcgccttatccactgagaTACGGAGCCAAACCATCATCTCCTGAAACTACAGTAATAATTTAAAGCAGAACTTTCTATATCTCCTCTATGACACTGGCTCTGAACAATTCATCTAGTTTCCAACAAGAACACACTGTAATTCCCAGCAAGCCACTACCAATAGTGAGTGATAGCAACATTGTATTCATACTAGAGGTAGCTACAGAGTCCCTCAGAAAGCGACTGCTAGAGCCGTAGATTCTTCTGTAGTACAAAATGAATGTCCAGGACATAAGAGCTGCCACCTATGAATTCACCTCCACCTTTACACATGAAAGCAGTACGTCAACTGACCTAATATCCACGTGGAACGCCTTAAAGGATAGCtgacagggccctcacactactttgggggaaggggtctgcagcccttaggagggggaatttttgcggcgtttccctttttggtggaattttttacttactctctcattatttcatttgtacatgtttgcactatattcattgcatttttcataatttagtatgtttgaaaagatttaattgaaatagagatataataatcatgagacacatctttctattaaaaaaaaaaataaaaaaattgagatttgatagattgagggccctgcaggCTGTTTCTCAATCATTCAGGAAAATATACCTTCAAAACTTATATCAAGTAGATTCAACCAACCTTGGATCAATAGGAAGGTAAAACTCCTCTCACTGAGGAAAAATAAAGCCTGTAGAATGGCTCGACTCAACAGCATATCTGATGACATAACCAAGTATAAGCAGCTGCAAAAAGACACACAGGAGGAATGCAAAATGGCATATAACAACTATGTGAGAGACCCAGTCACTTGTGACAAAATTCCAAAGAAGCTGTATTCTTTCATTAGCAGAAAAAGATGCGAAAAGACCAGGATCCAAATCCTAAAAAACAAGGGTGTCGGTCATAGTGACCCAACGAGCAAAGCTTAGATTCTAAACTAACATTCAGCAGTTTCTTCACTGAAGATGACTTATCCGACACTCCAAACATGGATTCAGTAAAATACACTGCGGTAGAACCCTTCGATATCACCACAAATGGCAATAGAAAACTCTTGTTAGATGTAAACCCCCATAATCCTGATCCAACTAATAATATTAAAgagtaactagaaatggcgcggcagaggccgacgcgtatccccacgccgaatgtttgacctaggtgtgccccagggttggtaatggggccatgcatagctgagattgaccgtattgtcataagagaagttcatcatcaattagaagtgaattggtgtagaaattaagaagttatagtaaaaggcaattttgggtgggtgtgacatatgtgggcagggcgccccagggttcgtaatggggccatgcatagttgagattgaccgtattgtcataagagaggttcagtatcaatttgaagtgaatcggtgtagaaatgaagaaattatagtaaaaggcaattttgggtgggtgtggtctatgtgggcggggcgccccagggttggtaatggggccatgcatagttgagattgactgtattgtcataagagaagttcaatatcaatttgaagtgaatcggtgtagaaatgaagaaattatagtaaaggcaattttgggtgggtgtggtctatgtgggcggggccccagggttggttatggggccatgcatagttgagattgaccctaatgtcataagagaagttcagtatcaatttgaagtgaatccgtgtagaaatgaaaaaattatagtaaatggaattttttggtgggtgtggcctatgtgggcgggcgccccagggttgggattggggccatgcatagttgagattgaccctaatgtcataacaaaagttcagtatcaatttgaagtgaatccgtgtagaaatgaaaaaattatagtaaatggaaatttttggtgggtgtggcctatgtgggcggggcgccccagggttgggaatggggccatgcatggttgagattgaccgtattgtcataggtgaggtccagtatcaatttgaagtgaatcggtgtagaaataaagaagtaaatgtaaaataacctaaaaaaatgagtgataatttctgacgcggccccaccccaacccctataacttttgacccaggggtcagatcaaaattccaaatagtgcagggtcgcacatatgctcatagctaccatgtgtgtaaatttcaaggttctagtgcttttagtgtaggaggagatagtggccaggacggacggacagacggacggacggacagacggacggacggacggtggagatcaccacaatatccccacctttttttcaaaaagcgtggggataaagacacaccttcgcgttggaccaatgaaatcccTCGTGTGTTTAAAACATCCGCAAGTTGAAaggtacatgtatgtaaacaaatgtttcaaaaagCGCTGGACAGTTATGTTTGATGCATAGGTAACAGCAAGTACGGTCAGAATGTTTTTTCAAATGTTAGTTTAATTGATTTAAGGTACAATGTACCAAGTTCCTTGaattttgcagggaaaatgccctttactgcGTGAAAATTTAAGGCTTTGATCGGGTCAAATCATCAATGAGCAGGTCACGCGACTGGTGTatcttgttatttcttaaaaaaacatcaacTGAATTTTTTTTAGCAAGATATGTACTTTTCCAGACAGGAAATTCATTTATgtgtttaataagaccaagttcatggaaatcgctgcacaattcatgatgtaatggctgttcaaagcgatgcaccctatatatatttgatattgaattttttttttcgacTTCGACTTCGATGAGGTACTTCACAAAATCCAATTGGACATTGGGTGAAGGTGCGGGTGACTGTACAGGTGCGGGGGGTCGGATGCTCCCAAaaataaaatgtgacttaaaatgTTCAACTTGTATGTACACTTTACATTGTTACTGATAGCCGATTACACCACCACTGCCGGCTGAAGAGCAGCCTTAAAACTGTCTACAGTGTCTAGCTGAAGCACTTGGTCAGGTAGGCGATAAGCATTTATCTTACAGTGATAAGGAATGAATTTCATCTCGTGCCGAACTGATGGAACAGGCAGAATAGATGTTGAAACTGCAACTAGGTTGTGCACAACTTTATACATAAGTACTAAGTCAGCGTTGTATCTTCGTTTTTCCAAAGAAGGCCAATTCAACTCCTGGATCATAGATGTTACACTACTAGGGTTCTGGTAATTAAACGGTTTGCCAAGTACGCATCTGGCGGCATTACGTTGGATTTGTTCAATTTGCGACACTTGTGTTTTTTGTTGAGGATTCCAAATTGTAGAGCTGTATTCCAATTTCGGTCTCACTAGTGTGTGGTAGGCGCGTTCTTTGACTCGTGTAGGACAATGTCTTAGATTGCGTTTCAAGAAACCTAAGGCACTGGAGGCCTTTGAGGTGATGTTGTCGATATGTAGATTAAATTTCAGTTTTTCCTTGAGTTCAACTCCCAAGTAGGGGTGGTTTTTAACAATTTCAAGTGACGTTCCTTGCATTTTATAGTCGAATTTTGAGATGTTTCTCTTTGTAGTTATATTCATGATTGCACATTTGTCAATGTTAAATTGCATTTGCCAGGTAGTACTCCAGTTGACTAAGGTGTTTAAGTCGTTCTGAAGTAGACAATGATCATCTTTGGATCTTATTGGTGTATATACAACACAGTCGTCGGCAAATAGACGAATAGATGAAGAAATGTTTGTGGCAATGTCGTTTATGAACAAAAGAAATAATGTTGGTCCTAAAACGGTTCCCTTCGGCACGCCTGAAGTTACCTTGGATAGGTTAGAAGATTCGCCATCTATGACAACTTGCTGTAATCGGTCATTTAAGAAATTGCTCACCCAGGACAAGGTGTTGTTACGTATGCCATAAAAGGACATTTTTTCGGCTAGTCTACGATGGGGGACTTTGTCGAACGCTTTAGCAAAATCGAGTATCGCCATGTCTACCTGAAGACCTTGGTTCATATGTTTGGAAATTTCATCAGTTGTCAGtagtaattgtgtctcgcaagaTCTTTTAGTGCGGAACCCGTGTTGGTTTTCATGAAGTATGTTGTTAATATCTAGATGTTTCATAATTTGAGAGACAACTATATGTTCAAGCATTTTTGAGACGACTGCTGTCAGACTAACAGGTCTATATATTGACGGTTTTGTTCTGTCTCCTTTTTTGAAGATAAGTACGATGTTGGCCTGCTTCCAGTCTTTTGGTATATCGTGGGTGTCTAGAGATTGTTGGTAAAGGTTCTGTAGGATTGGAGTTATTACTTCCGATGTTTCTTTTAGTGCAAAGATTGGCATTTTGTCTGGTCCACTTGCTTTTTTTACGTTTAGTCGTTTGATGCAGTTTGATACCCCTTAGGCTGTAACTTGAATATTTGGCATGGTTGGGTGTGGTGAACAACCTTTATTTGGAATGTTATCAAGGTCTTCGTTAGTAAATACAGAGCAGAATTGTTCGTTAAGCATCTCGGCTTTGTCTTTCGCGCTTTCACCAATCCGTCCGTTGTTTTTTAAGGTTCCAATGCTCATAGTGTCCTGTTTCCtggatttaatatatttataaaagttttTACCCGCTTTGTCATTTTCTGGGTCAATTAGCCTACTGATGTAATTGTAGTAAGATGTATGTAGTTCATTTCTGACagtttttctatatttatgaAATGTTTCTTTGTCTTTGCTGCTTTGAGATTCCCTGGCCCTAttgtacagtttttttttatttatcatccgTTTCAATTTATGTGTCATCCATGGTATGTCTGGTTTTCCTTTCAGTACTTTTTTGGGGATGTTTTTTCCATGGTTGAGAATAATGCGTCTTTGAAATTAGTCCAGTTTTCTTCGACTTTTTTTGATGAAGTCGTTTGAAGGTAGTTAACACTAATATCTGACATATCTTTCCGGATTTTAATCCAATCTGCTTCTTTGTAATTAAAGATAGTTCTCGGGGCTTTCTTGCTAATAATCGGTTTAATGCTGGTAACAACTGATAGAATATCATGATCGCTCAATCCAATTGGAGGAGGGGTGATGTGGCGTTGTATTAGGGTTGGATGACTTGTGAGTATTAGGTCTAGTATCCTGCCTTGTCGGGTTGGTAGAGTGTTAATCTGCTCGAGTGAATTATTAGAGCTTATCTGGATTAGCTTATCACACTGAGCCTTGTCTCTTGCTCCAACGCATGTACCACCTACATCCCAATTGATGT from Dreissena polymorpha isolate Duluth1 chromosome 1, UMN_Dpol_1.0, whole genome shotgun sequence carries:
- the LOC127856450 gene encoding peroxisomal membrane protein 2-like, translated to MSLSKESRENFFERLLNNYQKWLKEKPLLTKACTSGSVSALGNVISQKVAPQPGGKIVWRSVLSYAAFGFCLSAPIIHYFYIWLEKILPRKETTSQIENIKRLLIDRFIFTPPFILLFLYVVTILEGHGSAVAIKKIKEQFWTILKMNWKVWTLFTYINVNYIPQKYRVLFGNMVGLFWSVFVALKRRQMSA